The nucleotide sequence CGGCGAGGACTCGAAATATATCCACAAGGGACTGACGTCGAGCGACGTCAAGGACACGGCACTCGGCATCATGATGAAGAAGTCCGCCGACATCATCATCGACGACCTCAAGAAGCTCCTCGAAGTACTGCGCCGCCGCGCCGTCGAGTTCAAGCACACGCCGTGCATCGGCAGGACGCACGGCATCCACGCAGAGCCGATGACCTTCGGCTTGAAGCTGCTCCTGTGGAGCGCCGAGGTCGAGCGCGACATCGAGCGTGTCGAGCACGCGAAGAAGATCGTCGCCGTCGGCAAGCTCTCGGGCGCCGTCGGCACCTATTCGAACATCGATCCGCGCATTGAGGAGATCACGTGCAAAAAGCTCGGCATCACGCCCGTGCGCCTCGCGACGCAGGTCATTCAGCGCGACCGTCATGCCGAGTACATGACGACGCTCGCCATCGTCGCAAGCTCGCTCGAAAAATTCGCGACGGAAGTCCGCAACCTGCAGCGCACGGACATCCGCGAGGCGGAGGAATACTTCGCGCCCGGCCAGAAAGGCTCGTCCGCCATGCCGCACAAGCGCAACCCCATCACCTGCGAGCGCATCTCGGGCATGGCGCGCCTCGTGCGCGGCAATGCAGTCGCGGCACTCGAAGACATCACTCTCTGGCATGAGCGCGACATCTCGCATTCGTCTGTCGAGCGCGTCATCCTGCCCGACAGCACGATCAACGTCGACTACTGCACGAAGAAGTTTACGAACATCATCGACAAGCTGCTCGTCTATCCCGAGGCCATGCTCGCCGATATGGAAAAGACGGGCGGT is from Selenomonas sputigena ATCC 35185 and encodes:
- the purB gene encoding adenylosuccinate lyase, which encodes MIERYTNPEMGNIWTLQHEFETMLEVEIAACEAMAELGEIPQEAAANIRAKAKFDLPRVKEIEKVTNHDIIAFLTNVAEYVGEDSKYIHKGLTSSDVKDTALGIMMKKSADIIIDDLKKLLEVLRRRAVEFKHTPCIGRTHGIHAEPMTFGLKLLLWSAEVERDIERVEHAKKIVAVGKLSGAVGTYSNIDPRIEEITCKKLGITPVRLATQVIQRDRHAEYMTTLAIVASSLEKFATEVRNLQRTDIREAEEYFAPGQKGSSAMPHKRNPITCERISGMARLVRGNAVAALEDITLWHERDISHSSVERVILPDSTINVDYCTKKFTNIIDKLLVYPEAMLADMEKTGGLIYSQRLMLAIVDKGVLREDAYKWVQRNAMKRWMEGEDFRTNVEKDEDILKHLTKEEIDNCFDYQYFLRHIDKIFERFGL